The following coding sequences are from one Microbacterium sp. SORGH_AS_0969 window:
- a CDS encoding branched-chain amino acid ABC transporter permease, translated as MSDLATYLLSGLALAGSFALVGSGIVVVYRVTHVLNFAQGSFVVFGAFLSQTFRQLGLPPGLSELAAVVVVGLIGFVVGAVAIGKPGTHPMTSLLITLGMSLVAAAVIIAVWGQNPVSPAGISGTVRLFGAEIETQRLLTLAVAVVTLAAMSLLFTRTDIGRALTAAASNPRAARLVGIDTRVMGLLSFTIAGVLGGLAGVLIAPTTAVSVTSDLPFVLSALAAAVFGGLRSPWMTFVGALVLGVTGQLVAGYANGSYQTQIALIMMLVIMIARSRSFTAEEAK; from the coding sequence GTGAGCGATCTCGCCACCTACCTGCTCAGCGGTCTCGCCCTCGCGGGGTCGTTCGCTCTCGTCGGCAGCGGCATCGTCGTCGTCTACCGCGTGACCCACGTGCTGAACTTCGCGCAGGGCTCCTTCGTCGTCTTCGGTGCGTTCCTCTCGCAGACCTTCCGTCAGCTCGGGCTCCCGCCCGGACTCTCCGAGCTCGCGGCGGTGGTCGTCGTCGGTCTCATCGGCTTCGTCGTGGGGGCCGTCGCGATCGGCAAGCCCGGCACGCACCCGATGACGTCGCTGCTGATCACGCTGGGGATGTCGCTGGTCGCCGCTGCCGTCATCATCGCCGTCTGGGGGCAGAACCCCGTCTCGCCCGCGGGGATCTCGGGCACTGTCCGGCTGTTCGGTGCCGAGATCGAGACGCAGCGGCTGCTGACCCTCGCGGTGGCCGTCGTGACGCTCGCCGCGATGAGTCTGCTGTTCACGCGCACCGACATCGGTCGCGCGCTCACGGCCGCGGCATCCAATCCCCGGGCGGCCCGACTCGTCGGGATCGACACCCGCGTGATGGGCCTGCTGTCGTTCACGATCGCGGGAGTGCTCGGCGGTCTCGCCGGGGTGCTGATCGCGCCCACCACGGCGGTGTCGGTGACCTCCGACCTGCCGTTCGTGCTCAGCGCGCTCGCCGCCGCCGTGTTCGGGGGGCTCCGGAGCCCGTGGATGACGTTCGTCGGCGCCCTCGTCCTGGGGGTGACCGGGCAGCTCGTCGCGGGCTACGCGAACGGCTCGTACCAGACCCAGATCGCGCTCATCATGATGCTCGTCATCATGATCGCCCGGTCGCGTTCGTTCACCGCCGAGGAGGCGAAATGA
- a CDS encoding alpha/beta hydrolase: MTRESHPEESAAGVITATDGHLATLAVDGIPNRPPFDPELETMLGVISQMVPPTLTAEMVPVMRSASVPGMPTRDEILDTADLQSRDVTIPGYEGAEIVVSIVEAKGRTGHGPGIFHTHGGGMIFGDRFTGVEGFAEWLHRYNAVMVTVEYRLAPEFPDPYPVEDCYAGLVWTAAHAEELGIEHERLLIAGGSAGGGLAAGVALLARDRRGPHLIGQMLMYPMLDDRDATVSTHQIQGVGVWDRASNLLGWNALLGERRGTDGVSIYAAPARATDLSDLPPAFIDCGSAEVFRDEDVAYASAIWAAGGRAELHVWPGGFHAFEGFAPQAALSHDAVEARDRWIRRLLG, encoded by the coding sequence ATGACCCGCGAATCGCATCCCGAGGAATCGGCTGCCGGCGTCATCACTGCCACCGACGGCCACCTGGCCACCCTCGCCGTCGACGGCATCCCGAACCGCCCTCCCTTCGATCCCGAACTCGAGACGATGCTGGGGGTGATCTCGCAGATGGTGCCCCCGACGCTGACCGCCGAGATGGTGCCGGTGATGCGCTCGGCGAGCGTGCCGGGGATGCCGACCCGCGACGAGATCCTCGACACCGCCGACCTGCAGTCCCGCGACGTGACCATCCCCGGCTACGAGGGCGCGGAGATCGTCGTCTCGATCGTCGAGGCGAAAGGACGCACCGGACACGGCCCCGGGATCTTCCACACGCACGGCGGCGGCATGATCTTCGGCGATCGTTTCACCGGCGTCGAGGGCTTCGCCGAATGGCTGCACCGCTACAACGCCGTCATGGTGACCGTCGAGTACCGACTGGCACCCGAGTTCCCCGACCCGTATCCGGTCGAGGACTGCTATGCGGGACTCGTCTGGACGGCCGCGCACGCGGAGGAGCTCGGCATCGAGCACGAGCGGCTCCTCATCGCGGGCGGCAGCGCCGGCGGCGGGCTCGCAGCGGGGGTCGCCCTGCTCGCGCGCGACCGGCGGGGACCCCACCTCATCGGCCAGATGCTGATGTATCCGATGCTCGACGACCGCGACGCGACCGTCTCGACGCATCAGATCCAGGGCGTGGGCGTGTGGGATCGCGCGAGCAACCTGCTCGGGTGGAACGCGCTCCTCGGCGAGCGTCGCGGCACCGACGGGGTGTCGATCTACGCGGCTCCCGCACGGGCGACCGACCTGTCGGACCTCCCTCCCGCGTTCATCGACTGCGGCAGCGCGGAGGTGTTCCGCGACGAGGACGTCGCCTATGCGTCGGCCATCTGGGCGGCGGGAGGCCGGGCCGAACTGCACGTCTGGCCCGGGGGCTTCCACGCCTTCGAGGGATTCGCCCCGCAGGCGGCCCTCTCCCACGACGCCGTCGAGGCGCGGGACCGGTGGATCCGTCGGCTGCTGGGGTGA
- a CDS encoding branched-chain amino acid ABC transporter permease, with translation MTRIVIALAAIAAAIAPLLLTDQTFFVQTALTALVVTGLSLFMGYAGQASLGQGAFVAVGGLTVAVGTVTLGIPPLVALVAAPVLGALVAALVGWPLLRLRGHYLAFGSLAVLLIIQTVMATAPLFGAGVGIFGIPPLSVGGLVVTDQRVYSYVALAALAAALLVCHNLVRSRFGRGIRALAGSESAAASSGVPILRSKLTVFAVAGGFAGFAGALGAFFTPYVSQDTYPPFVSFGYVVMAVVGGLGSVWGGVVGTLALSLWLQVLSALSATPGMPAAAGPILQYAGYGIVLVVFLLFVPRGIVPTLAGLRARRHGVPAGARAPLTPTAVASAPRGTAHDRAG, from the coding sequence ATGACCCGCATCGTCATCGCGCTGGCCGCGATCGCCGCCGCCATCGCTCCGCTGCTGCTGACCGACCAGACGTTCTTCGTGCAGACCGCGCTGACCGCGCTCGTCGTCACGGGGCTGTCTCTGTTCATGGGCTACGCCGGTCAGGCCTCGCTCGGCCAGGGCGCTTTCGTCGCCGTGGGCGGACTCACCGTCGCGGTCGGGACGGTGACCCTCGGCATCCCGCCCCTCGTCGCGCTCGTCGCCGCTCCCGTGCTCGGGGCGCTCGTCGCCGCTCTCGTGGGCTGGCCACTGCTGCGGTTGCGCGGGCACTACCTCGCGTTCGGCTCGCTCGCGGTGCTGCTGATCATCCAGACGGTCATGGCCACAGCGCCCCTGTTCGGCGCGGGCGTCGGGATCTTCGGCATCCCTCCGCTCTCGGTCGGGGGTCTCGTCGTCACCGATCAGCGCGTGTACTCGTACGTCGCGCTGGCCGCGCTCGCCGCGGCGCTGCTGGTCTGCCACAACCTCGTCCGGTCGCGCTTCGGTCGGGGGATCCGTGCGCTCGCCGGGAGCGAGTCGGCGGCCGCGTCGAGCGGGGTGCCGATCCTGCGCAGCAAGCTCACCGTGTTCGCGGTGGCGGGCGGATTCGCGGGGTTCGCGGGGGCGCTGGGAGCGTTCTTCACCCCGTACGTCAGCCAGGACACCTACCCGCCGTTCGTCTCGTTCGGGTACGTCGTGATGGCGGTCGTGGGAGGTCTCGGGTCGGTGTGGGGCGGGGTCGTGGGGACCCTCGCGCTGAGTCTGTGGCTGCAGGTGCTGAGCGCGCTGAGCGCGACGCCCGGGATGCCGGCGGCGGCCGGGCCGATCCTGCAGTACGCCGGGTACGGGATCGTGCTGGTGGTCTTCCTGCTGTTCGTGCCGCGGGGGATCGTGCCGACGCTCGCGGGGCTGCGGGCGCGGCGCCACGGGGTACCGGCGGGAGCGCGGGCTCCCCTCACCCCAACCGCTGTAGCATCCGCGCCGCGAGGAACCGCGCACGACCGCGCGGGGTGA
- a CDS encoding ABC transporter ATP-binding protein, with product MMLEVNDLVVRYGSATALDGVSLRVDAGELVALVGPNGAGKTSLVNAVSGLVRPASGSVRVSGTVAQVPEGRQMFGDLSVDDNLRLGAWRRRSRRTDAVYELLPDLQRLRRQRADTLSGGQQQMVAVGRALMAEPDLLVVDELSLGLAPLIAADLVRHLAALNADRGTAVLLIEQEVGLAFGLCSRAYVLDAGRIVAEGPTAQLAAAPAVRAAYLGGFDEQENRP from the coding sequence ATGATGCTCGAGGTGAACGACCTCGTCGTGCGCTATGGCTCGGCGACGGCTCTGGACGGCGTCTCGCTGCGTGTCGACGCGGGCGAGCTCGTCGCGTTGGTCGGGCCGAACGGCGCGGGAAAGACCTCGCTCGTCAACGCCGTCAGCGGTCTCGTGCGTCCGGCATCCGGAAGCGTCCGCGTGTCGGGGACGGTCGCTCAGGTACCCGAGGGACGCCAGATGTTCGGAGACCTCAGCGTCGACGACAACCTGCGCCTCGGCGCGTGGCGGCGGCGGTCTCGGCGGACGGATGCCGTGTACGAACTGCTGCCCGACCTGCAGCGCCTCCGCCGCCAGCGCGCTGACACGCTCTCGGGCGGTCAGCAGCAGATGGTCGCCGTGGGGCGGGCGCTCATGGCCGAGCCCGACCTGCTCGTCGTCGACGAGTTGTCGCTCGGGCTCGCGCCGCTGATCGCGGCCGACCTCGTGCGGCACCTCGCCGCCCTCAACGCCGATCGCGGCACCGCGGTGCTGCTCATCGAGCAGGAGGTGGGCCTCGCGTTCGGCCTCTGCTCCCGGGCGTACGTGCTGGATGCCGGGCGCATCGTCGCCGAGGGGCCGACGGCGCAGCTCGCCGCCGCTCCCGCGGTGCGCGCCGCGTATCTCGGCGGTTTCGACGAACAGGAGAACAGACCATGA
- a CDS encoding ABC transporter ATP-binding protein, producing MSTPTPTGVGSTTHGSVENSSAENTSAGLELAGLSRRFGGVYANRDISFRIAPGELRGVIGPNGAGKSTLFGLISGHVRAQEGVIRLDGERVDRLPPHRRARRGIAIVFQGARLFPGMTVLENVAVGAHARTRSGALDAAVRSPRHRREEREIRADAEESLARVGLADWAGRGAEQLPLGQQRRLQVARALTARPRVLLLDEPASGLRADERDDLRGLIRELHGDGTTILLIEHDVAMVTALADRIAVLDLGRLIAEGTPEEIRRDPAVIAAYLGSEAAA from the coding sequence GTGAGCACGCCCACACCCACCGGAGTCGGCTCGACGACCCACGGGTCCGTCGAGAACTCCTCCGCCGAGAACACCTCCGCCGGACTCGAGCTGGCGGGCCTCTCCCGCCGGTTCGGCGGGGTCTACGCCAACCGCGACATCTCGTTCCGGATCGCTCCGGGCGAGCTCCGCGGCGTGATCGGACCGAACGGGGCCGGCAAGTCCACCCTGTTCGGTCTGATCAGCGGACACGTGCGCGCCCAGGAGGGCGTCATCCGCCTCGATGGCGAACGCGTCGATCGCCTGCCCCCGCACCGTCGCGCCCGGCGCGGCATCGCGATCGTCTTCCAGGGCGCGCGCCTCTTCCCGGGCATGACCGTGCTCGAGAACGTCGCCGTCGGAGCGCACGCCCGCACCCGGTCGGGGGCTCTCGATGCCGCCGTGCGTTCGCCCCGTCACCGCCGCGAGGAGAGGGAGATCAGGGCGGATGCCGAGGAGTCCCTCGCCCGCGTCGGACTCGCCGACTGGGCGGGTCGGGGTGCCGAGCAGCTCCCGCTCGGGCAGCAGCGCCGACTGCAGGTCGCGCGAGCCCTGACCGCGCGCCCGCGGGTGCTGCTCCTGGACGAGCCGGCCTCGGGCCTGCGCGCCGACGAGCGTGACGACCTCCGCGGTCTCATCCGCGAGCTGCACGGCGACGGCACGACGATCCTGCTCATCGAGCACGACGTGGCGATGGTCACGGCCCTGGCCGACCGGATCGCCGTGTTGGACCTGGGCCGCCTGATCGCGGAGGGGACGCCGGAAGAGATCCGCCGCGACCCCGCGGTGATCGCCGCCTACCTGGGCAGCGAGGCCGCAGCATGA
- a CDS encoding HNH endonuclease signature motif containing protein, with translation MDVTAPANDRPSSVVSPWGVPWPSDDDLLADAHSAWAIEQGLFDPDPFSGAVRTTGSGDLDGLDRGSDAGRDDLSPTELLDELKRQARQRHRATAAEYRLIATLSRAARQDPVPWVGPDPTLDLEWSDPRRRSVAAVRRDRRDMAERAAVAEIATRLRLSEQTVRTRAAHAEMLQTRCPEVWNAFSDGLLSERHAVEAARLATSLPAEPCDASSTGADVQVPDAEGPGDPLHQGDRFSSDGAPPGGDPGDGGAGDGLLEGVTMLPDETADAADGTTSTPPEHHESWRAFDEGALDRALRLPPARFTAAARALRERVHSESIEARHRRAARDRGVWVSPELDGMATLTALLPADRAYDALTRVDRIARHLRVAPDEERTLAQLRADAVADLLTAGAPTTAGAPSAGGSLSAGGSAPAADAPTVSRISTPSAVRSASVHGSPTTTFPPIARPDRRPGVVVTVPALTLLGAGAEPATLDGYGPIDLDTARRLAGEASSWVRVLTHPLTGAPVALDRSTYRVPTALRRWLGVTSPTCVFPGCGRPARDCDLDHLTAWSEGGATDDENLAPECRHHHRLRHESRWAPSRDPDTGEMRWTSPLGAEVAEDPPPF, from the coding sequence ATGGACGTCACGGCACCCGCAAACGACCGGCCGAGCTCGGTCGTCTCGCCGTGGGGCGTGCCGTGGCCGAGCGACGACGACCTGCTCGCCGACGCTCACTCCGCGTGGGCGATCGAACAGGGTCTGTTCGATCCTGATCCCTTTTCCGGTGCGGTCCGGACCACAGGATCGGGCGACCTCGACGGTCTCGACCGCGGATCGGACGCGGGGCGGGACGACCTCAGCCCCACCGAGCTCCTCGACGAACTGAAGCGCCAGGCCCGCCAACGCCACCGCGCTACGGCCGCGGAGTACCGTCTGATCGCCACGCTCTCGCGAGCGGCGCGGCAAGATCCGGTTCCGTGGGTCGGTCCCGACCCGACGCTCGACCTCGAGTGGAGCGACCCCCGGCGGCGCTCGGTCGCCGCCGTGCGTCGCGACCGGCGCGACATGGCGGAGCGTGCCGCCGTCGCCGAGATCGCTACGCGCCTCCGGCTGTCCGAGCAGACCGTTCGCACGCGAGCGGCCCACGCCGAGATGCTTCAGACCCGATGCCCCGAGGTGTGGAACGCCTTCTCAGACGGCCTGCTCTCCGAGCGGCACGCGGTTGAGGCGGCCCGGTTGGCGACGTCGCTGCCCGCAGAACCCTGCGACGCGTCGTCGACCGGCGCTGATGTGCAGGTTCCGGATGCCGAGGGCCCGGGCGATCCGTTGCACCAAGGCGACCGTTTCTCCAGCGACGGTGCACCCCCTGGCGGAGATCCTGGTGACGGAGGTGCAGGTGACGGGCTCCTCGAAGGCGTCACGATGCTCCCCGACGAGACCGCGGACGCGGCCGACGGCACCACGTCGACCCCGCCCGAGCATCACGAATCGTGGCGCGCGTTCGACGAGGGCGCTCTCGATCGTGCGCTCCGGCTTCCGCCCGCGCGCTTCACGGCTGCGGCTCGAGCGCTTCGAGAGCGGGTGCACAGCGAGTCGATCGAGGCCCGTCATCGCCGGGCGGCTCGCGATCGCGGGGTGTGGGTGAGTCCCGAGCTCGACGGCATGGCGACCTTGACTGCCCTGCTCCCGGCGGATCGGGCCTACGACGCTCTGACGCGTGTCGACCGTATCGCGCGTCACCTTCGCGTCGCGCCCGACGAAGAGCGCACTCTCGCGCAGCTGCGCGCGGACGCTGTCGCGGATCTGCTCACGGCCGGTGCCCCGACCACGGCGGGTGCCCCGTCTGCCGGTGGTTCTCTGTCCGCCGGTGGTTCTGCGCCTGCCGCGGACGCTCCCACGGTCTCCCGCATCTCGACACCCAGCGCAGTTCGCTCCGCGTCCGTCCACGGCTCACCGACGACGACGTTCCCACCCATCGCGCGCCCGGATCGTCGGCCCGGCGTCGTCGTGACCGTTCCCGCGCTCACGCTGCTCGGCGCGGGCGCCGAGCCCGCGACGCTCGACGGCTACGGCCCGATCGACCTCGACACCGCTCGTCGCCTCGCCGGCGAGGCGAGCTCGTGGGTACGCGTTCTCACCCACCCGCTCACGGGTGCACCGGTCGCGCTCGACCGATCGACGTATCGCGTTCCCACCGCGTTGCGGAGATGGTTGGGCGTCACCTCGCCGACGTGTGTGTTCCCCGGGTGCGGTCGGCCCGCTCGCGACTGCGACCTCGATCACCTGACCGCGTGGAGCGAGGGCGGCGCGACCGACGACGAGAATCTCGCCCCCGAGTGCCGACATCACCATCGTCTGCGGCACGAGTCGCGGTGGGCCCCGTCCCGCGACCCCGACACGGGCGAGATGCGGTGGACGTCTCCGCTGGGTGCCGAGGTCGCCGAAGACCCGCCGCCCTTCTGA
- a CDS encoding PLP-dependent aminotransferase family protein, with amino-acid sequence MTLVDRATSGLVDHRTAIVSAERLAVRLGRWATTDATLSASLAEAIARLVREGELRGGDRLPSERTLAATIAVSRGTVVSAYARLYDEGILDRRQGSGTRVAGAAPLAARQAAGRGEALYATLPSSINLLRAVPAISPRAVGIVQRHRPVLDATTVEADPAGLPDLRAAIALAMTEDGTPTTPAQVLVTHGGQQALSLLVDEVVSPGDTVLTEEVAWPGLTDAVRRRGGHVHGIRLTPDGIDVEALEMAIVVRRPVLIALNPHNHNPTGMQTSPAVRQRVADLAADHGVTVVEDRVLAHVSFDGITPPSLAALRPDAPIIVVESLSKWAWEGLRVGWLRADPVLVRRLRGLRQSTDLSTSVPAQMLALDLLAEAPALRRDVATVHRDAAVTTGRLLQAHLPDWRWRPPRGGLCIWAQLPAGSAAAFSRHAAGFGVSVAGSAQFTSDMDADDHIRLPVTPEAHVLEAGLQRLGEAWRAYGASLSREVS; translated from the coding sequence ATGACCCTCGTTGACAGAGCCACTTCCGGTCTGGTGGACCATCGCACAGCCATTGTCTCGGCGGAGCGCCTGGCGGTTCGGCTCGGGCGCTGGGCGACGACCGACGCGACCCTGAGCGCCAGCCTCGCCGAGGCGATCGCTCGCCTGGTCCGCGAGGGTGAGCTCCGCGGCGGCGACCGCCTTCCGTCCGAGCGGACGCTCGCCGCCACCATCGCCGTCTCACGCGGAACCGTGGTCAGCGCCTACGCGCGCCTGTACGACGAGGGCATCCTCGACCGTCGCCAGGGCAGCGGAACGCGCGTCGCCGGCGCCGCTCCCCTCGCCGCGCGCCAAGCAGCCGGGCGCGGCGAGGCGCTCTACGCGACCCTGCCGTCGAGTATCAACCTGCTGCGTGCGGTGCCCGCGATCTCGCCGCGCGCGGTCGGCATCGTCCAGCGTCATCGACCCGTGCTCGACGCCACGACCGTCGAGGCCGACCCCGCGGGGCTCCCGGATCTGCGCGCCGCGATCGCCCTCGCGATGACCGAAGACGGGACCCCGACGACACCGGCGCAGGTGCTTGTGACGCACGGGGGGCAACAGGCCCTCAGCCTGCTCGTCGACGAGGTCGTCTCCCCCGGCGACACCGTGCTCACCGAGGAGGTCGCCTGGCCCGGACTCACGGATGCCGTACGCCGACGCGGCGGCCACGTCCACGGCATCCGGCTCACTCCCGACGGGATCGACGTCGAGGCGCTCGAGATGGCGATCGTGGTGCGTCGCCCCGTGCTCATCGCCCTGAACCCCCACAACCACAACCCGACCGGGATGCAGACGAGTCCGGCCGTCCGTCAGCGGGTCGCCGACCTCGCCGCCGATCACGGCGTGACCGTGGTCGAGGACCGGGTGCTCGCGCACGTGTCGTTCGACGGCATCACGCCGCCGTCGCTGGCGGCCCTCCGGCCCGACGCACCGATCATCGTCGTCGAATCACTGTCGAAGTGGGCGTGGGAGGGGCTGCGGGTCGGATGGCTGCGCGCAGACCCGGTGCTCGTGCGGCGACTGCGCGGCCTCCGCCAGAGCACCGATCTCTCGACCAGTGTTCCCGCGCAGATGCTGGCCCTCGACCTGCTCGCCGAGGCTCCCGCCCTGCGCCGCGACGTCGCGACGGTGCACCGTGACGCCGCCGTCACGACGGGGCGGCTGCTCCAGGCGCATCTCCCCGACTGGCGGTGGCGACCTCCGCGCGGCGGACTGTGCATCTGGGCGCAGCTGCCCGCGGGCTCCGCGGCGGCCTTCTCCCGCCACGCGGCCGGGTTCGGGGTCTCGGTCGCGGGATCGGCGCAGTTCACCTCGGATATGGATGCCGACGACCACATCCGCCTCCCGGTGACCCCGGAAGCGCACGTGCTCGAGGCCGGCCTGCAACGGCTCGGCGAGGCATGGCGGGCGTACGGGGCGTCGCTGTCGCGGGAGGTCTCCTGA
- a CDS encoding DUF3021 domain-containing protein translates to MKLLGAVLLRAGIPLVTMTTIGIALLAQGKPDDGRATLAVGVIAAAVSGASVIYQVETWSMRTQTLVHFLVMTVTVLPALLLSGWFPLDTGWHYLGVVAVFFGTGILLWAFFFVLFTKILPRRRTPPAST, encoded by the coding sequence ATGAAACTGCTCGGCGCTGTGCTCCTCCGAGCGGGTATCCCCCTCGTCACCATGACCACGATCGGCATCGCACTCCTCGCCCAGGGGAAGCCCGACGACGGACGCGCGACGCTCGCGGTCGGCGTCATCGCGGCCGCCGTGTCGGGGGCGTCCGTGATCTACCAGGTCGAGACGTGGAGCATGCGCACGCAGACCCTCGTGCATTTCCTGGTCATGACCGTGACGGTGCTGCCCGCGCTGCTGCTGAGCGGGTGGTTCCCGCTCGACACCGGGTGGCACTACCTCGGCGTGGTCGCGGTGTTCTTCGGGACCGGCATCCTGCTCTGGGCGTTCTTCTTCGTGCTTTTCACGAAGATCCTGCCGAGGCGCCGCACCCCGCCGGCGTCCACCTAG
- a CDS encoding Na+/H+ antiporter yields MQGLEVTVLLGLAMLVGTILAPRLRVATPLVLLVIGLALGFIPELRAIELPPETVLLLFLPVMLFREAWTTSLRSVRRSLRYIIPMSTLLVVASAFAVAGVATWMGVPWEAALVIGAAVAPPDATAVAALGRLLPQKTFMKLKAESLTNDGTALVLYAIAVSLLLGGQVTPWSITGMVLLSYLGGAAAGIAVAALAYFALRRMQSTLTINLTMLLVPFVSFLVAELIDASGVLAVVFAGLIVAWVSPRITTAMSRRAADATWPFGVYLLNGALFVLIGLEVQLVLHEISPSEIGILSLITVAAWIALFLVRYLFQWLFSPFSRPAAGSTRSLRHRSRMVSTVAGFRGAVSLAIALSVPITTESGAPVAGRDAVVFVTAGVIVLTLLVQGPLLPVVIRWAKLPNDDAAIEEYELAERAISGAALAALDDLAVEHGISDRVRDRARREGYERLELANARAVARQRAIEERDLAELDASLDSSVDDDGGGSTSSTMGPVPPAGTDDEGRRTLGGLEMIAVSDDIDVTQRSPLIRHKEATRLRLAILDRKREVLLRLRREGTIDDLVARKILANLDLEEIRTRGIEKASD; encoded by the coding sequence ATGCAAGGACTCGAGGTCACGGTCCTGCTCGGACTCGCGATGCTGGTGGGGACGATCCTCGCGCCGCGTCTACGGGTGGCGACGCCGCTCGTCCTCCTCGTCATCGGGCTCGCGCTGGGGTTCATCCCCGAGCTGCGCGCGATCGAGCTCCCGCCCGAGACCGTGCTGCTGCTCTTCCTTCCCGTCATGCTGTTCCGCGAGGCGTGGACCACGTCACTGCGCTCGGTTCGCCGATCGTTGCGGTACATCATCCCGATGAGCACGCTGCTGGTGGTGGCATCCGCCTTCGCCGTCGCGGGTGTCGCGACCTGGATGGGCGTGCCGTGGGAGGCCGCGCTCGTCATCGGCGCGGCGGTCGCGCCGCCCGACGCGACGGCGGTCGCCGCCCTCGGGCGGCTGCTCCCTCAGAAGACCTTCATGAAGCTGAAGGCCGAGAGCCTCACCAATGACGGCACGGCCCTCGTCCTGTACGCGATCGCGGTGTCACTGCTGCTCGGCGGCCAGGTCACCCCGTGGTCGATCACCGGAATGGTGCTGCTGTCGTACCTCGGCGGCGCGGCCGCGGGCATCGCCGTCGCCGCTCTGGCCTACTTCGCCCTGCGGCGCATGCAGTCCACTCTCACCATCAACCTCACGATGCTGCTCGTGCCGTTCGTGTCGTTCCTGGTCGCGGAGCTGATCGACGCGTCCGGGGTGCTCGCGGTCGTCTTCGCGGGCCTCATCGTGGCCTGGGTCTCGCCCCGGATCACCACGGCGATGTCTCGTCGAGCCGCGGATGCCACGTGGCCCTTCGGCGTCTACCTGCTCAACGGTGCGCTGTTCGTGTTGATCGGCCTCGAGGTCCAGCTCGTCCTGCACGAGATCTCGCCCTCCGAGATCGGCATCCTGTCGCTGATCACGGTGGCGGCCTGGATCGCGCTCTTCCTCGTGCGCTATCTGTTCCAGTGGCTGTTCAGCCCCTTCTCGCGCCCCGCGGCCGGGTCGACGCGTTCGCTCCGACACCGTTCCCGGATGGTCAGCACCGTCGCCGGCTTCCGTGGCGCCGTCTCGCTCGCGATCGCACTCTCGGTGCCCATCACGACCGAGAGCGGCGCGCCGGTCGCCGGACGCGACGCGGTGGTGTTCGTCACGGCGGGGGTCATCGTCCTCACACTCCTTGTGCAGGGGCCCCTGCTTCCCGTGGTCATCCGCTGGGCGAAGCTCCCGAACGACGATGCCGCGATCGAAGAGTACGAGCTCGCCGAGCGCGCGATCTCGGGAGCGGCGCTCGCCGCCCTCGACGACCTCGCCGTCGAGCACGGCATCAGCGATCGGGTGCGTGACCGCGCTCGCCGCGAGGGATACGAGCGCCTCGAGCTCGCCAACGCCCGCGCCGTCGCCCGCCAGCGCGCGATCGAGGAGCGCGATCTGGCCGAGCTCGACGCCTCTCTCGACTCCTCGGTCGACGACGACGGCGGCGGTTCGACCTCGTCGACGATGGGACCGGTTCCTCCCGCCGGCACCGACGACGAAGGGCGACGCACCCTCGGCGGGCTCGAGATGATCGCCGTGAGCGACGACATCGACGTGACCCAGCGCTCCCCGCTCATCCGGCACAAGGAGGCGACCCGGCTGCGCCTGGCGATCCTCGACCGCAAGCGAGAGGTGCTCCTGCGGCTGCGACGCGAAGGCACGATCGACGACCTCGTCGCGCGGAAGATCCTCGCCAACCTCGACCTCGAAGAGATCCGCACGCGCGGGATCGAGAAGGCGAGCGACTGA